Proteins encoded in a region of the Trypanosoma brucei gambiense DAL972 chromosome 11, complete sequence genome:
- a CDS encoding chaperone protein DNAj, putative, whose protein sequence is MFFVTSIVRMTVHAPRGIPFQITTGDAVKSVQKKYHKPFFGVSMEYLQLGPPSAEFLPFYFCEGSIKGTFRGVVSYRDAEGGAKNNAGISSNSGMRQVVTAPQPLQSSFGPHQTQIYAGYKYNLHYVQGVLCSETNPLQLRNMSSVNVEGATINLFEQSTRTLRVFVEQEVRRQATETARAMISSYHPSASSIVVEFIELNIHIDDVIPVFMPCYVVKACYDQQEYTLYVNGASGQVTGPFLINSLYAGRTAAVATALVTLCLAPNKGAGFIMGSLFAVPMYYIAFYAARYFPLLRRDYSRKRRQKLREKHESDDRSGFRPDMSSKRIDEEYSRSSYWDTHAYEQKWSRKQGTVRDPRGYYAVLGLNGGESVNEIRSAYRKIVLTEHPDTGGSTERMTKVNEAYRVLRDPKKREEYDRSGCYT, encoded by the coding sequence ATGTTTTTTGTGACGTCAATAGTTCGCATGACAGTTCATGCGCCCCGAGGCATCCCGTTTCAAATAACCACGGGGGACGCTGTCAAAtctgtacaaaaaaaataccacaAGCCTTTTTTTGGCGTCAGCATGGAATACTTGCAGTTAGGGCCACCTTCAGCAGAGTTTCTCCCCTTTTACTTCTGTGAAGGAAGTATAAAAGGTACCTTTCGTGGTGTTGTGAGCTACAGAGACGCAGAAGGCGGTGCTAAAAACAATGCAGGAATATCCAGTAATAGTGGAATGAGACAGGTAGTAACGGCGCCACAGCCCTTACAAAGTTCCTTTGGCCCGCACCAAACACAGATTTATGCCGGGTATAAATATAATTTACATTATGTTCAGGGTGTTTTGTGTAGTGAAACAAATCCTCTGCAGCTCCGTAACATGTCTTCTGTGAATGTAGAAGGGGCTACTATAAATCTTTTTGAGCAGTCCACCCGAACGCTCAGGGTTTTTGTAGAACAAGAGGTGCGGAGGCAGGCGACAGAAACCGCACGCGCCATGATCAGTTCATATCATCCCAGTGCTTCAAGCATTGTTGTAGAATTTATTGAGTTAAACATACATATCGACGACGTAATACCAGTTTTCATGCCGTGTTATGTGGTGAAGGCTTGTTATGACCAACAAGAGTATACGTTGTACGTTAACGGTGCCAGCGGACAAGTGACCGGACCTTTTTTAATAAACTCACTTTACGCAGGCCGCACGGCTGCAGTAGCCACAGCTCTTGTTACGTTGTGTCTAGCACCTAATAAGGGGGCGGGGTTCATTATGGGCTCTTTATTTGCTGTTCCCATGTATTACATCGCCTTCTACGCGGCGAGGTACTTTCCATTGTTGCGACGTGACTACTCACGTAAACGACGGCAGAAACTGCGCGAGAAACATGAGAGTGATGACCGCAGTGGCTTCCGACCGGATATGAGCTCGAAACGTATCGATGAAGAATACAGTCGTTCATCTTACTGGGACACGCACGCTTATGAACAAAAATGGAGTCGAAAACAGGGGACTGTGAGAGATCCCCGCGGCTATTACGCGGTTCTTGGACTTAACGGAGGTGAATCGGTAAACGAAATCCGCTCAGCATACCGCAAGATTGTGCTCACTGAACACCCAGACACCGGGGGTTCCACGGAGCGTATGACGAAGGTAAATGAGGCTTACCGTGTGTTACGTGACCCTAAAAAGCGGGAGGAGTACGATAGATCAGGGTGCTACACATAA
- a CDS encoding dynein light chain, putative codes for MSGTTSIREAIARFEDAEYKRRTMEMTEEAKAEAPRVVASEEARVLLIGMLPPIVKMDKDITTLVNCEHLALSTNAIEKIGPGLKELKKLKVLSLGRNAIRKIEQLDIPHLEQLWLSYNKIDKLTGLDKLKSLKVLYMSNNLISSWTEIDRLANQCPELIEVLFKNNPIHNNAPSEKEYRCMILQRLPRLTKLDGVPVDPEEKEEAERGR; via the coding sequence ATGTCAGGAACAACTTCCATTCGAGAGGCGATAGCGCGGTTTGAAGATGCGGAATACAAACGTCGTACGATGGAGATGACAGAAGAGGCAAAAGCTGAAGCCCCGCGTGTTGTCGCCTCGGAGGAGGCTCGTGTTTTGCTAATTGGAATGCTACCTCCTATTGTGAAGATGGACAAGGACATTACGACACTGGTGAATTGCGAACACCTTGCGCTCTCCACAAATGCCATTGAGAAGATAGGACCTGGGTTGAAAGAACTCAAGAAACTAAAGGTTCTGTCACTCGGTCGAAATGCCATCCGAAAGATTGAGCAACTAGACATCCCGCATTTGGAACAACTGTGGCTCTCTTATAACAAAATTGACAAACTCACTGGACTGGATAAACTAAAGAGCCTTAAGGTGTTATATATGAGTAACAACCTTATCAGCAGTTGGACGGAGATTGACAGGTTGGCTAATCAATGCCCTGAACTCATTGAAGtactttttaaaaacaacCCCATTCACAATAACGCCCCATCAGAAAAAGAGTACCGCTGTATGATATTGCAGAGGCTTCCACGGTTGACGAAGCTCGATGGTGTACCAGTGGATccggaagagaaggaagaggcgGAGCGCGGCCGGTAA
- a CDS encoding SNF2 DNA repair protein, putative — MDGDELFVLTPSDDGELSQAGDEGKGGPEGNENREGSSTAASASITELEFLFLRKPLNAPLVEGSITYGKLNEGNAQNQQTPQVQVDVKKEESSSSNGGVSLGVGSDVQRVTIESKTASTLLSTNVQAEAAVNIRMLRAMTSADVRSVLKPFFHKNQTSMEYFEKVTTQLKEKVIAGKILDEKEKDMLERWRLLVNISNWGDGSRKADDVLFPPELVQPAEALLEPGWSSNKTAADETTACPPPTNGCKIYLRAHQLKGIRFMWSILAEGPVGQVPAVGCILAHTMGLGKTCQVIIFLHLFLDMLRKMGGSWYKSKKKQRRILIVVPKSTRAVWIEEFNMWSKFFPRDKRIVPLSVEDCTRVGQRVRVFNEWKTNGGVLLAGYEMLLNVAKCIGTTSQEVWNPSSYVDLLVCDEAHRLKSENLQIANVLRSFNPLRRLLITGTPLQNHLKEYWAMVDMAVWKYFNKQRFSQFFVSPIEAAADQKASSDEVTVARMKTFALSRELRNFVQCADGTALRKELPPLHEYVVVLPLSQSQAKLYNEFLQLARHSGARHRAFLEIAIAINKICAHPQLLYATGFATGEEGQSEALGLLSDGEGDDNFMTECPEAGQENVALRSKRRGLCQPPPGYVPMPEEGTKLYVSILIIKAAVLRGERCLFFSMSTKLLDIFEGIIAEMNDRWLKDGSLSRPIVFCRLDGRKTEWERSEALRSFASSTGADLFLLSTKAGGIGLTITSATRVIIADGSFNPADDTQAIGRAYRYGQTQPVYAYRLVCYQTFEHRMFQQKLAKEWLFRTVVEEASLKRDSLSGLRIQPIYELLNSKQNVRSGPQQLTDEQRQSTTSITSEDAVLADVSKHILYAERHSMFLQRDETTNLTAEERFFREEYEKNRLFDTDNMPDPVEGAQLREVWKQNFHKSQLEPQAKTLGALLDNIIKSRAEADPQLADLLSKMGIVRKGIDNLVFDASDEPNNSEVTERPQANQRNSRRDDENESKGYLPEPKAPRLESVPRVRRGLGGNTSAQSVLSHSNADSSCVGPFEPLVDPKFYGELRHGGSPYRPIYVDDDTV; from the coding sequence ATGGATGGCGATGAATTATTCGTTTTAACACCCAGTGACGATGGGGAATTAAGCCAAGCAGGAGACGAAGGGAAGGGTGGCCCCGAAGGCAATGAAAACAGAGAGGGCTCATCAACGGCAGCATCCGCTTCCATCACCGAATTggagtttctgtttttacgTAAACCTTTAAATGCTCCGCTGGTCGAAGGATCTATAACCTACGGTAAATTAAACGAAGGTAACGCGCAGAACCAACAAACTCCACAAGTTCAGGTTGatgtgaagaaggaggaatcaTCGTCGTCAAACGGTGGCGTTTCACTAGGTGTGGGTAGCGATGTACAACGCGTAACAATTGAGAGTAAAACAGCAAGTACCCTTTTGTCCACGAATGTACAGGCAGAGGCGGCAGTTAATATCAGAATGCTACGTGCGATGACGTCTGCTGATGTACGTAGTGTTCTGAAACCCTTTTTCCACAAAAACCAAACCTCGATGGAATATTTCGAGAAAGTAACCACTCAGTTGAAGGAAAAAGTGATTGCTGGTAAGATTTtagacgaaaaggaaaaggatatGTTAGAACGTTGGCGACTGTTGGTGAATATATCAAACTGGGGTGACGGAAGTCGGAAAGCAGATGATGTCCTCTTTCCACCCGAACTTGTTCAACCAGCTGAAGCACTTTTGGAACCGGGGTGGAGTAGTAATAAAACGGCAGCAGACGAAACAACAGCTTGtccaccgccaacaaacGGTTGCAAGATATATTTGCGCGCCCATCAACTGAAGGGAATTCGTTTCATGTGGAGTATTCTGGCGGAGGGACCCGTTGGTCAGGTTCCTGCTGTTGGTTGCATTCTTGCACACACAATGGGACTTGGGAAGACTTGTCAGGTAATcattttccttcaccttttcctGGATATGTTGCGGAAAATGGGTGGAAGTTGGtacaaatcaaaaaaaaagcagaggagGATATTAATCGTTGTACCAAAGTCGACACGGGCCGTGTGGATTGAAGAGTTTAACATGTGGTCAAAATTCTTTCCTCGCGATAAACGTATTGTTCCGTTGTCAGTGGAAGACTGCACAAGAGTGGGACAACGTGTGAGGGTGTTTAATGAATGGAAGACGAATGGTGGTGTTTTACTGGCGGGATATGAAATGCTGCTAAATGTCGCCAAGTGCATTGGAACCACTAGTCAGGAGGTATGGAACCCTTCAAGCTATGTTGATCTTCTTGTATGTGACGAAGCTCATCGTCTCAAATCTGAAAATTTACAAATTGCCAACGTGTTACGAAGCTTCAATCCACTTCGCCGGCTCCTGATCACAGGAACACCGCTGCAGAATCACCTAAAGGAGTACTGGGCTATGGTGGACATGGCCGTTTGGAAATACTTTAACAAGCAGCGCTTCTCACAGTTCTTTGTCAGTCCAATAGAAGCCGCTGCAGACCAAAAGGCGAGCTCGGATGAGGTGACAGTTGCACGAATGAAGACTTTTGCACTTTCACGAGAGCTAAGGAATTTTGTTCAGTGCGCTGATGGAACAGCACTGAGGAAGGAACTGCCACCTTTGCACGAGTATGTTGTCGTTCTTCCGCTTTCTCAGAGTCAAGCAAAACTGTACAACGAATTTCTGCAGTTAGCAAGGCATAGTGGTGCAAGACATCGTGCCTTCCTGGAGATAGCAATAGCTATTAATAAAATTTGCGCGCATCCACAACTTCTCTATGCAACCGGATTTGCCACAGGCGAAGAAGGACAAAGCGAAGCCTTGGGGCTACTGTCGGATGGTGAAGGGGATGATAATTTTATGACTGAATGCCCCGAGGCTGGGCAGGAAAATGTGGCCCTTCGAAGCAAACGGCGGGGGTTGTGCCAACCCCCTCCAGGGTATGTTCCCATGCCTGAAGAGGGAACCAAACTGTACGTTTCTATTTTAATAATTAAAGCGGCCGTGTTGCGGGGTGAGCGGTGCCTGTTTTTTAGTATGTCTACTAAATTGTTAGATATCTTTGAGGGCATTATAGCCGAGATGAACGATCGGTGGTTGAAGGATGGCTCTCTCAGCCGCCCCATTGTTTTCTGCAGATTGGATGGCCGTAAGACAGAGTGGGAACGGTCTGAGGCGCTACGGTCCTTTGCCTCGTCTACTGGTGCtgaccttttccttttgagtACTAAAGCGGGTGGTATCGGGTTGACCATTACATCCGCAACCCGTGTCATAATAGCGGATGGTAGTTTTAACCCTGCTGACGACACACAAGCTATTGGACGTGCGTATCGATATGGGCAGACTCAACCGGTTTACGCATACCGCCTTGTTTGCTATCAAACCTTTGAACACCGTATGTTTCAGCAGAAGTTGGCAAAGGAGTGGCTCTTCCGCACGGTTGTGGAAGAAGCCTCGTTGAAACGTGATTCGTTGTCAGGGCTCCGAATACAACCCATTTATGAACTTCTaaacagcaaacaaaatGTGAGAAGTGGGCCCCAACAATTGACCGACGAGCAGCGCCAATCAACAACCTCCATCACCTCTGAGGATGCCGTACTCGCCGATGTGTCGAAACACATTCTGTACGCTGAGCGACATTCCATGTTTCTACAACGGGATGAAACTACCAACCTCACTGCTGAAGAGCGATTTTTCCGGGAGGAGTATGAAAAGAACCGCCTGTTTGACACGGATAACATGCCGGATCCGGTGGAGGGAGCTCAATTGCGGGAGGTGTGGAAACAAAACTTTCATAAAAGTCAGTTGGAGCCCCAGGCCAAAACGCTGGGTGCTTTGCTAGATAACATAATTAAGTCACGTGCCGAAGCAGACCCACAACTGGCTGACCTCCTGAGTAAGATGGGCATTGTAAGGAAAGGAATTGATAATCTTGTGTTTGATGCAAGTGATGAACCAAACAATTCAGAAGTTACGGAGCGGCCGCAAGCAAACCAAAGGAATAGTCGCCGCGACGATGAAAATGAGTCGAAGGGTTACTTGCCTGAACCCAAAGCCCCACGCCTGGAGTCGGTTCCCCGCGTCCGGCGAGGTTTGGGGGGAAACACTTCCGCACAAAGTGTGCTTTCCCATTCTAATGCTGATAGCAGTTGTGTTGGCCCCTTCGAACCGCTTGTCGATCCAAAATTTTACGGAGAACTGCGACATGGGGGGAGCCCCTATCGACCCATATACGTTGATGACGATACTGTCTAG